One Dromiciops gliroides isolate mDroGli1 chromosome 3, mDroGli1.pri, whole genome shotgun sequence DNA segment encodes these proteins:
- the PSMG1 gene encoding proteasome assembly chaperone 1 isoform X1, whose product MAATFFGEVVKVRSRAVTEEEEEEEEPWAQDNPEDKEVRRELQRKREVEVLQRQTNVSLEIPLLEQYPCSKFIIAIGHNAVAFLSSFVMNSGTWEEIGSTKLWNEWCRTTDTTNLSPTDAFCVFYRLKSDPTVFLCQCSCYVAEDQQYQWLEKVFGSSPKTNLQITILTSRHVTDYKTPESSSNLPSPFLKALKTQTFQDAACCTLLEQPNIVHDLPAAVLSYCQVWRIPAILYLCYTDVMKLDLVTVEAFKPILSSESLKGLVKNVSHGTEILKKLVTTNEIQSNIYT is encoded by the exons ATGGCGGCTACCTTCTTCGGGGAGGTGGTGAAGGTGCGGTCTCGGGCTGTgactgaggaggaggaagaggaggaggagcccTGGGCGCAGGATAACCCCGAGGACAAAGAGGTCCGGCGTGAGCTCCAGAGGAAGCG AGAAGTAGAGGTCCTTCAGAGGCAGACAAATGTATCTTTGGAAATTCCCCTGCTAGAACAATATCCATGTTCAAAGTTTATAATAGCCATAGGACATAATGCTGTAG catttttgtcttcatttgttATGAATTCAGGAACCTGGGAGGAAATTGGATCCACTAAGCTATGGAATGAATGGTGCAGAACAACAGATACAACAAATCTTTCCCCAACAGATGCTTTTTGTGTGTTCTACCGTCTAAAGTCAGATCCCACA GTTTTCCTGTGCCAGTGCAGTTGCTATGTTGCTGAAGATCAACAATATCAATGGCTTGAAAAG GTTTTTGGTTCTTCTCCAAAGACAAATTTACAAATAACTATTCTTACATCTCGTCATGTGACTGACTATAAAACTCCAGAATCCAGTAGcaaccttccttctcctttcctgaaAGCCCTAAAAACACAGACTTTCCAAGATGCTGCCTGCTGTACGCTCTTAGAACAGCCAAATATTGTACATGATCTTCCTGCTGCAG TTCTGAGTTACTGTCAAGTGTGGAGAATTCCTGCAATCTTATACCTGTGTTACACTGATGTAATGAAACTAGACCTAGTTACAGTTGAAGCTTTCAAACCAATACTTAGTTCGGAAAGCTTGAAAGGATTAGTTAAG AATGTTTCCCATGGTACAGAGATACTGAAGAAACTAGTGACAACAAATGAAATTCAAAGCAACATCTATACGTGA
- the PSMG1 gene encoding proteasome assembly chaperone 1 isoform X2, with amino-acid sequence MAATFFGEVVKVRSRAVTEEEEEEEEPWAQDNPEDKEVRRELQRKREVEVLQRQTNVSLEIPLLEQYPCSKFIIAIGHNAVGTWEEIGSTKLWNEWCRTTDTTNLSPTDAFCVFYRLKSDPTVFLCQCSCYVAEDQQYQWLEKVFGSSPKTNLQITILTSRHVTDYKTPESSSNLPSPFLKALKTQTFQDAACCTLLEQPNIVHDLPAAVLSYCQVWRIPAILYLCYTDVMKLDLVTVEAFKPILSSESLKGLVKNVSHGTEILKKLVTTNEIQSNIYT; translated from the exons ATGGCGGCTACCTTCTTCGGGGAGGTGGTGAAGGTGCGGTCTCGGGCTGTgactgaggaggaggaagaggaggaggagcccTGGGCGCAGGATAACCCCGAGGACAAAGAGGTCCGGCGTGAGCTCCAGAGGAAGCG AGAAGTAGAGGTCCTTCAGAGGCAGACAAATGTATCTTTGGAAATTCCCCTGCTAGAACAATATCCATGTTCAAAGTTTATAATAGCCATAGGACATAATGCTGTAG GAACCTGGGAGGAAATTGGATCCACTAAGCTATGGAATGAATGGTGCAGAACAACAGATACAACAAATCTTTCCCCAACAGATGCTTTTTGTGTGTTCTACCGTCTAAAGTCAGATCCCACA GTTTTCCTGTGCCAGTGCAGTTGCTATGTTGCTGAAGATCAACAATATCAATGGCTTGAAAAG GTTTTTGGTTCTTCTCCAAAGACAAATTTACAAATAACTATTCTTACATCTCGTCATGTGACTGACTATAAAACTCCAGAATCCAGTAGcaaccttccttctcctttcctgaaAGCCCTAAAAACACAGACTTTCCAAGATGCTGCCTGCTGTACGCTCTTAGAACAGCCAAATATTGTACATGATCTTCCTGCTGCAG TTCTGAGTTACTGTCAAGTGTGGAGAATTCCTGCAATCTTATACCTGTGTTACACTGATGTAATGAAACTAGACCTAGTTACAGTTGAAGCTTTCAAACCAATACTTAGTTCGGAAAGCTTGAAAGGATTAGTTAAG AATGTTTCCCATGGTACAGAGATACTGAAGAAACTAGTGACAACAAATGAAATTCAAAGCAACATCTATACGTGA